From Roseibium alexandrii DFL-11, the proteins below share one genomic window:
- a CDS encoding alpha/beta hydrolase, with the protein MPHSQNRLPGWMMSNMSTFAAIVAISAFGASLTPSLMPRDPLVQSLLSGIVASLGYEAALLVRATWRYMEIPGLKGRLRTAWVIGGLVACAGILVYSLSRAANWQNATREAVGLEPLESAAPFFILGVSLGVFLVLWLVFRALGIARRRVERILDRLVPRRVGIVVSIAAVGWLFWALVDGALIRNAFKAADASFMAADLLMEPDIEQPPDPQKTGSSASLIRWKEMGRHGRAFVATAPSSDEIGEFFDGAVRNPIRIYVGRLSAETAEERAEIALQELKRVDAFSRSTLVVAVPVGSGWMDPGAHDTLDFMLGGDVATVAAQYSYLTSVLSLLAHPDYGVDQARVLFEKVYDHWTTLPKDSRPKFYVHGLSQGAFNSQATIPLFDMLGDPIQGAMWAGSPFFSKFWSEVRDHRNPDSPAWRPTYGNGSLIRVLDQYGGLEGEFTPWGPIRMVFLNYGSDPIVNFTYDSSIFEPGWLSPPRAPDVTPQLRWFPVVTMLQLALDSAFSLNVSGFGHYYIARDYIDAWAAAVDPEGWTNDRANRLKEIFVKRGASF; encoded by the coding sequence ATGCCGCATTCTCAAAACCGCCTGCCCGGTTGGATGATGTCCAACATGTCCACGTTTGCTGCAATTGTTGCAATCAGCGCGTTTGGTGCCTCGCTGACCCCATCTTTGATGCCACGCGACCCCTTGGTGCAAAGCCTCTTGTCAGGAATTGTCGCAAGCTTGGGTTATGAAGCGGCCCTTCTTGTCCGGGCGACGTGGCGCTACATGGAAATTCCGGGGCTCAAGGGGCGCTTGCGAACAGCTTGGGTTATCGGTGGCTTGGTGGCTTGTGCCGGTATTCTTGTGTATTCACTTTCACGAGCGGCAAACTGGCAAAATGCAACCCGCGAGGCTGTTGGACTGGAGCCGCTGGAAAGTGCCGCCCCGTTTTTCATTCTCGGGGTATCCCTCGGCGTGTTTCTGGTTCTTTGGCTGGTCTTCCGGGCGCTTGGGATCGCCCGCCGCCGGGTTGAGCGGATATTAGACCGTTTGGTGCCGCGTCGCGTCGGCATCGTGGTCTCAATTGCAGCTGTTGGGTGGCTCTTCTGGGCGTTGGTCGATGGCGCATTGATACGCAACGCGTTCAAAGCGGCCGACGCGTCCTTCATGGCCGCAGACCTTCTCATGGAACCGGATATTGAACAGCCACCCGATCCGCAAAAGACAGGGAGTTCAGCATCCCTCATCCGCTGGAAGGAAATGGGGCGGCACGGCCGGGCATTTGTTGCTACGGCCCCCTCATCAGATGAAATCGGAGAATTCTTTGACGGTGCCGTCCGAAATCCAATCCGGATCTATGTGGGCCGATTGTCAGCCGAAACGGCGGAAGAACGCGCTGAAATCGCGTTGCAAGAGCTTAAGCGCGTAGATGCCTTCTCGCGCTCAACACTGGTTGTCGCCGTCCCGGTTGGAAGTGGATGGATGGATCCGGGCGCTCATGACACGCTCGACTTCATGCTTGGCGGAGATGTGGCGACAGTCGCCGCGCAGTACTCGTATCTGACCAGTGTTTTGTCCCTGCTCGCCCATCCTGACTATGGCGTCGATCAAGCACGCGTTCTTTTTGAAAAAGTCTATGATCATTGGACAACGCTGCCGAAAGATAGCCGGCCAAAGTTTTATGTGCATGGCCTAAGCCAAGGGGCGTTCAATTCTCAAGCCACGATCCCTTTGTTCGACATGCTGGGAGACCCCATCCAGGGAGCGATGTGGGCCGGGTCGCCGTTTTTCTCAAAATTCTGGTCAGAAGTTCGCGATCATCGAAACCCGGACAGCCCCGCCTGGCGGCCCACCTATGGCAACGGGTCTCTGATCCGGGTCTTGGACCAGTATGGGGGACTTGAAGGAGAATTTACGCCTTGGGGTCCTATCCGCATGGTGTTTCTCAACTACGGCAGCGATCCGATTGTAAACTTCACCTACGACAGCTCAATCTTTGAACCGGGCTGGCTGTCACCTCCACGCGCTCCGGATGTTACACCTCAACTCAGGTGGTTTCCCGTCGTCACCATGCTGCAGCTCGCACTTGATTCCGCGTTTTCACTCAATGTCTCGGGCTTTGGTCATTATTATATTGCCCGCGACTACATCGACGCTTGGGCCGCAGCCGTTGATCCCGAAGGATGGACCAATGACCGTGCAAACCGCCTCAAGGAAATCTTCGTCAAACGCGGTGCGTCGTTCTAG
- a CDS encoding HupE/UreJ family protein, with protein sequence MTKAFPVAAFVWMALAVWFWPAPASAHSLGVDKAELIETAPGAYELLSKVPPRLASAITTPVLPGQCTFEGSPRGERGAYHVLFRFTCETSLTSDDQLVLPWKRDGALLTVRWFEQEPLTRLATRQGDAIVVDLEEYLAGSGSIVKAATRYTKLGFEHILEGLDHLLFVFALMIVVRNGWRLVKTITAFTIAHSITLALATLGYVNLPSAPVEATIALSIVFLCVEIVHAARGQISLTYRYPWIVAFAFGLLHGLGFAGALSEIGLPPNEIPIALLFFNIGVELGQLAFVSVILIALNLLAALRFRFPRWAELVPTYVIGTLAMYWTLERTAAIAGL encoded by the coding sequence ATGACTAAGGCCTTCCCGGTTGCCGCGTTCGTGTGGATGGCCTTGGCGGTTTGGTTTTGGCCTGCGCCGGCATCAGCACATTCGCTGGGTGTCGATAAGGCCGAGCTGATAGAAACAGCTCCAGGTGCGTATGAGCTTCTCTCCAAGGTTCCGCCGCGCCTTGCCAGCGCAATTACCACACCTGTCTTGCCGGGCCAGTGCACCTTTGAAGGATCACCGCGCGGAGAACGTGGGGCGTACCATGTACTCTTCCGCTTCACCTGCGAAACAAGTTTGACGTCTGACGACCAGCTCGTCCTCCCATGGAAACGCGATGGTGCCTTGCTAACCGTGCGCTGGTTCGAGCAAGAGCCACTCACCAGGCTCGCCACACGTCAGGGCGACGCAATTGTTGTTGATCTTGAAGAATATCTTGCCGGGTCCGGATCCATCGTGAAGGCAGCCACCCGGTACACGAAACTCGGCTTTGAACACATTCTCGAAGGACTGGACCACCTTCTGTTTGTGTTTGCACTGATGATTGTCGTGCGCAACGGTTGGCGTTTGGTCAAAACCATCACCGCCTTCACAATCGCGCACAGCATCACATTGGCGCTTGCAACACTCGGCTATGTCAACCTGCCGTCCGCGCCCGTCGAAGCCACGATTGCCCTGTCGATCGTTTTTCTTTGTGTCGAGATTGTCCATGCCGCACGTGGCCAGATCAGTTTAACCTACCGGTATCCATGGATCGTTGCCTTTGCCTTCGGCCTGTTGCACGGCCTTGGGTTTGCCGGTGCGCTCTCGGAAATCGGCCTGCCGCCAAATGAGATCCCGATCGCCCTCTTGTTCTTCAACATTGGCGTTGAACTCGGGCAACTGGCCTTTGTGTCCGTAATCTTGATAGCGTTGAACCTGCTGGCGGCTCTGCGCTTCAGATTTCCACGATGGGCGGAGCTTGTTCCGACCTATGTGATCGGAACGCTCGCGATGTACTGGACCTTGGAACGAACAGCGGCGATTGCCGGTCTTTGA
- a CDS encoding ABC transporter permease codes for MFEAVLLTVITAATPLLIAAIGELVVERSGVLNLGVEGMMIMGAVIGFAVANQTGSGTLGVIGAIAAGMAMSALFGFLVLVLVANQVATGLALTILGLGLSGMIGEAYIGVPGLRIPELYIPILSDIPFIGPVFFQQDAIVYIGFALVIGVAYFLFRTRAGLILRSVGDNHGSAHALGYSVLKIRFMAVLFGGACAGLAGAYMSLAYTPQWVENMTAGRGWIALALVVFASWLPFRVIIGAYLFGAVSVLNLHAQAIGLGVPSQFLSSLPYLATIGVLVLISANRRLTLVNTPACLGKPFVPDR; via the coding sequence ATGTTTGAGGCTGTTCTACTTACAGTCATTACTGCGGCAACACCGCTTCTCATTGCGGCTATTGGCGAATTGGTGGTGGAGCGCTCCGGCGTTCTTAATCTGGGCGTCGAAGGCATGATGATCATGGGCGCCGTTATTGGATTTGCAGTCGCAAACCAGACCGGTTCCGGAACACTCGGGGTGATCGGAGCAATCGCGGCCGGTATGGCCATGTCTGCCCTCTTTGGTTTTTTGGTGCTGGTCCTGGTCGCCAATCAGGTCGCGACAGGTCTTGCGCTGACGATCCTCGGTCTGGGGCTCTCCGGCATGATCGGGGAAGCTTATATCGGGGTGCCAGGTCTGCGGATCCCGGAACTCTACATCCCGATTCTGTCCGACATCCCGTTCATTGGACCAGTCTTCTTCCAGCAGGATGCGATCGTTTATATCGGCTTTGCACTTGTCATTGGGGTAGCCTACTTCCTCTTCCGAACTCGGGCCGGCCTGATCTTGCGCTCCGTTGGTGACAATCACGGATCGGCGCATGCGCTGGGGTATTCGGTCTTGAAGATCCGGTTCATGGCGGTGTTGTTCGGCGGGGCCTGTGCGGGTTTGGCCGGTGCCTATATGTCGCTCGCCTATACGCCGCAGTGGGTGGAAAACATGACGGCCGGCCGCGGCTGGATTGCGCTTGCTTTGGTGGTGTTTGCATCCTGGTTGCCGTTCCGCGTCATCATCGGAGCGTACCTGTTCGGCGCGGTCAGTGTGCTCAATTTGCATGCCCAGGCAATCGGCCTTGGGGTTCCATCGCAATTCCTGTCCAGCCTGCCGTATCTTGCGACCATTGGAGTACTTGTGCTCATCTCCGCAAACCGCAGACTGACGCTCGTTAATACACCGGCATGCCTTGGCAAGCCGTTTGTTCCGGACCGGTAG
- a CDS encoding peptidylprolyl isomerase yields MTSQASAEKIQEGEQSEVSLLWRFFREPLLHFLLLAAGLFVAQGMIGGDEREVIVVDAEAQRYLFSREEDLRLRSLTDDDKQSIVDAFVEEEILVREAKARGFTDSSRVRALLVQNMRFLIGSDIPEPAEDELRAHFEANLDAFTSPPSFDFNHVMFSDPDTVPDGILDALNQAEDPSALGGLDTQLGYRLRFLDQRRLVGLFGVESAKDLLAVTEVDRDWRGPYVSPAGSIHFLRVINRNRPRTPTYELAKDWISTHWLSAKSNELLDAAIDDMRQNYLVVVEPVEGGRND; encoded by the coding sequence ATGACCTCACAGGCCTCTGCCGAAAAGATTCAAGAAGGCGAACAATCTGAAGTCTCGCTCCTTTGGCGGTTTTTCCGCGAACCTCTATTGCATTTCCTGCTTCTGGCAGCTGGTCTCTTTGTTGCGCAAGGCATGATTGGCGGAGACGAGCGGGAGGTGATCGTTGTTGATGCGGAAGCCCAAAGGTACCTGTTTTCCCGGGAAGAAGACCTCCGCCTTCGGTCATTGACCGATGACGACAAACAGAGCATCGTCGATGCCTTTGTTGAGGAGGAAATCCTCGTTCGCGAGGCAAAAGCCCGCGGATTTACGGACAGCTCCCGGGTCCGGGCATTGCTTGTTCAAAACATGCGCTTCCTTATCGGCAGCGACATACCCGAACCGGCCGAAGATGAGCTGCGCGCCCATTTTGAAGCCAATCTGGACGCCTTTACCAGTCCGCCGAGCTTCGATTTCAACCATGTCATGTTCTCAGATCCTGATACGGTGCCAGACGGTATTCTGGACGCGCTCAATCAGGCAGAAGATCCTTCCGCCCTTGGCGGCTTGGATACTCAGCTCGGATACCGTTTGCGTTTTCTCGATCAACGGCGGCTTGTGGGCCTCTTTGGCGTCGAATCTGCCAAGGACTTGCTTGCAGTAACCGAAGTCGACCGGGACTGGCGCGGCCCCTATGTATCTCCAGCTGGATCCATCCATTTTCTTCGTGTGATCAATCGGAATCGGCCGCGCACCCCAACTTATGAACTTGCCAAGGACTGGATCTCGACCCATTGGCTCTCGGCCAAATCCAACGAGCTTTTGGATGCAGCAATTGATGACATGCGGCAAAACTATCTTGTTGTGGTCGAGCCGGTCGAGGGCGGGCGGAATGACTAA
- a CDS encoding BMP family ABC transporter substrate-binding protein, translating to MKSLLKATVAAAAFLVAGTAANAADVKACFVYVGPVGDFGWTYQHDQGRLAVEEHFGDKVETAFLESVAEGPDAERAIERFAREGCNIIFTTSFGYMNPTIKVAKKFPDVKFEHATGYKTADNVATYNSKFHQGRYIIGQVAAKQSKTGVAGYIASFPIPEVISGINAFMLGAQSVNPDFQLKVVWVNTWFDPGKEADAAKALIDQGADIITQHTDSTAPLQVAQERGVYGFGQASDMVAFAPDAQYTAIIDDWAPYYIHRVQDVLDGKWESHSSWEGLAEKHVVMAPYTNLPADVVEMAKATEAKIVGGWEPFTGPITKQDGTVAAEDGVRLDDGAILGMNWYVQGVDDQLPQ from the coding sequence ATGAAATCTCTATTGAAAGCAACCGTGGCTGCCGCCGCGTTCCTCGTAGCAGGAACCGCAGCAAACGCGGCCGATGTTAAGGCATGTTTCGTTTACGTCGGACCGGTCGGTGACTTCGGTTGGACCTACCAGCACGACCAGGGCCGCTTGGCCGTTGAAGAGCATTTCGGCGACAAGGTCGAAACCGCATTTCTTGAAAGCGTGGCGGAAGGCCCGGATGCAGAGCGCGCCATTGAGCGTTTCGCGCGTGAAGGCTGCAACATCATCTTCACAACATCTTTCGGCTACATGAACCCGACGATCAAGGTTGCCAAGAAGTTCCCGGATGTGAAGTTCGAGCATGCCACCGGCTACAAGACCGCCGACAACGTCGCGACATATAACTCCAAGTTTCACCAGGGCCGGTACATCATCGGTCAGGTCGCGGCCAAACAGTCCAAGACCGGCGTAGCGGGGTACATCGCCTCGTTCCCGATCCCGGAAGTCATCTCGGGCATCAATGCGTTCATGTTGGGCGCACAATCCGTCAATCCTGACTTCCAATTGAAGGTTGTTTGGGTGAACACCTGGTTTGACCCAGGCAAGGAAGCAGATGCCGCCAAGGCGCTGATCGACCAGGGCGCTGACATCATCACGCAGCATACCGATTCCACCGCACCGCTGCAGGTTGCTCAGGAGCGCGGCGTTTACGGATTCGGCCAGGCATCCGACATGGTCGCCTTTGCCCCGGACGCACAGTACACCGCCATCATTGATGATTGGGCGCCGTACTATATTCACCGCGTTCAGGATGTCCTCGACGGGAAGTGGGAAAGCCATTCCTCTTGGGAGGGCCTTGCCGAGAAACACGTTGTCATGGCCCCATACACCAATCTGCCTGCAGATGTCGTTGAAATGGCCAAAGCAACCGAAGCCAAGATTGTTGGCGGTTGGGAGCCATTCACCGGTCCGATCACCAAGCAGGATGGCACAGTTGCAGCAGAAGATGGTGTGCGTCTCGATGATGGCGCGATCCTCGGCATGAACTGGTACGTACAGGGCGTTGATGACCAACTGCCGCAGTAA
- a CDS encoding patatin-like phospholipase family protein — MERRSFLTGAVVTGSTILASGANGHAASSQVTPENTAANPVKRTDGFYLALGGGAAKAFAHIPVLEALDDLGVKPEAIAGTSMGSILGGYYASGMSGKDIRSFTIDLFTQKGQLLQKLFLTDGRTWGSLLNMVRPSIIDPLVLFETLFPDGLAENFEDLQIPMKVVATDFHRQSQAVLTEGALLPAIAASSALPMLLTPVQIDGRVLIDGGFVNPTPFDVFEDTDYPVVAVDVTGADFSAIDGLPSGMETWIGSFSITLHSLVAAKLGCAQPDLLLEPAIGHFQTMDFFEVKAILEAADPIREDVKRGLDRLLGQKI, encoded by the coding sequence ATGGAACGCCGCAGCTTTTTGACCGGAGCCGTTGTCACCGGCAGCACGATCCTGGCATCAGGCGCTAACGGTCATGCCGCGTCTTCACAGGTCACACCGGAAAACACTGCGGCAAATCCGGTAAAACGCACTGACGGCTTTTACCTGGCCCTCGGCGGCGGCGCAGCCAAGGCATTTGCGCATATTCCCGTTCTTGAAGCGCTGGATGATCTCGGGGTGAAACCGGAGGCAATCGCAGGGACATCCATGGGCTCCATCCTCGGCGGCTACTATGCAAGCGGAATGAGCGGCAAAGACATCCGGAGCTTTACAATTGATCTCTTCACCCAAAAGGGTCAGTTGCTCCAAAAGCTGTTTTTAACCGATGGCCGGACCTGGGGATCTCTTCTGAATATGGTGCGTCCGTCGATAATTGATCCGCTGGTTTTGTTCGAGACGCTGTTTCCGGACGGGCTGGCGGAGAACTTTGAAGACTTGCAAATCCCGATGAAAGTCGTCGCAACGGACTTTCATCGCCAATCCCAAGCCGTTCTGACCGAAGGTGCGCTCCTACCCGCGATAGCAGCCTCATCAGCGCTGCCGATGTTGCTGACACCGGTCCAGATCGATGGGCGTGTCCTGATTGATGGCGGCTTCGTTAACCCGACACCTTTTGACGTGTTCGAAGACACAGACTATCCGGTGGTGGCCGTTGATGTGACAGGGGCAGATTTTTCGGCGATCGATGGTCTGCCAAGCGGCATGGAAACCTGGATCGGCTCGTTTTCAATCACGCTTCACTCCCTCGTTGCAGCGAAGTTGGGCTGCGCCCAGCCCGATCTTCTCCTGGAACCGGCCATCGGTCATTTCCAAACGATGGATTTCTTCGAAGTTAAGGCCATTCTGGAAGCGGCCGATCCGATCCGGGAGGATGTTAAACGTGGGTTGGACCGGCTGCTGGGTCAAAAGATCTGA
- a CDS encoding GGDEF domain-containing phosphodiesterase: MTYRPGYSRYILPLVVIAITFALSFSAVVMLQKRQDAKVKDDALHALITSSSLLNTHRLESLLTSALYNSDFEYQARVARAFVRFQNALNSWHVNPLLEFGPQATLITRRLADAKEMAGSIEPLISNLEKRSSIEQALAKVHQIGTSLNQIRHLAENRMSSIAQESNAALNRQARIQSLLGAGLIASLSAWIFLLFRRLRHFANERKRDGFNLARATAEMRHDPATGLMTQKVLIEKIEEMQSKRRDDQDLVVLYLDLVMPWTGSGSASETDHNAILAAIAERIQHQINLGTETACLGRASSSGFFVAMKMDQESETTALEVTNRLRDHIHRPVAIRSGIYPVNSIAGIAYIDQEERDPGAGLQNALLAVSEEIRTGRRHVGTYKPPMRAVAERQSGISRALLQALEQEDCLPHFQPQFNIKTGQIVGIEALARWYHPHLGWIAPAEVIPIAEQNGLIIPLERKIIETACAQVQLLPGDVDLAVNLSVPHMLHGDVAPMIEDCLNSTGLSAERLKVEVAAGRLLNTFDRVHGCLEDLRALGVTLSLDNFGTPASALSGILQYKWDEVKIDTSLTKILRDGDAGHGLIAMALTMVKTLESTALIEGIETIEQRDMLTALGCELGQGYLFGGPMAIDDLNALFFSDQPNLARMLM, encoded by the coding sequence ATGACGTACCGGCCTGGCTATAGCCGTTACATACTTCCTTTGGTCGTGATCGCGATTACGTTTGCTCTGTCGTTCAGCGCAGTCGTGATGCTTCAGAAACGGCAGGATGCGAAGGTAAAAGACGACGCTCTACATGCCCTCATTACGTCTTCCAGCCTGCTCAACACGCATCGGCTGGAAAGCCTTTTGACGAGTGCGCTTTACAACTCCGATTTCGAGTATCAAGCCCGGGTCGCAAGAGCTTTCGTCCGCTTTCAAAACGCCCTGAATTCCTGGCACGTGAATCCTCTACTGGAATTTGGCCCGCAAGCGACCCTCATAACGCGTAGGCTTGCAGACGCCAAGGAAATGGCTGGGTCAATTGAGCCACTGATCTCCAATCTGGAAAAAAGAAGTTCGATTGAACAGGCGCTGGCAAAAGTCCACCAGATCGGCACGTCGTTGAACCAGATTCGGCATTTGGCCGAAAACCGGATGTCGTCAATTGCACAGGAAAGCAATGCGGCCCTTAATCGCCAAGCCCGTATTCAATCACTTCTTGGCGCTGGATTGATTGCAAGTCTGAGTGCCTGGATTTTCTTGCTATTCCGGCGATTGCGGCACTTCGCCAACGAAAGAAAACGTGATGGGTTCAATCTTGCCCGTGCAACCGCAGAGATGAGGCACGACCCGGCCACGGGGCTGATGACACAAAAGGTCTTGATCGAGAAAATAGAGGAAATGCAGTCCAAGCGTCGCGACGATCAGGATTTGGTCGTCCTTTACCTTGATCTGGTTATGCCCTGGACCGGATCAGGATCTGCAAGTGAAACTGATCACAATGCCATTCTCGCGGCCATTGCCGAACGGATCCAACACCAGATCAATCTTGGGACCGAGACAGCATGTCTTGGACGGGCAAGTAGCAGCGGTTTCTTCGTTGCCATGAAGATGGATCAGGAGAGTGAAACAACGGCCTTGGAGGTCACCAATCGCCTGCGCGATCATATTCACAGGCCGGTTGCAATTCGCTCCGGTATTTATCCCGTAAACAGTATCGCGGGGATCGCCTATATCGACCAGGAAGAACGGGACCCGGGTGCGGGGCTGCAAAACGCCTTGTTGGCTGTTTCGGAGGAAATAAGGACGGGCCGCAGGCATGTCGGGACATACAAGCCGCCCATGCGAGCGGTTGCGGAGCGGCAATCCGGCATTTCTCGCGCATTGCTTCAGGCACTCGAACAGGAAGATTGCCTGCCGCATTTTCAACCCCAGTTTAATATTAAGACCGGGCAAATCGTTGGGATTGAGGCCTTGGCTCGCTGGTATCATCCCCACCTCGGCTGGATTGCACCTGCAGAGGTAATTCCGATCGCCGAGCAGAATGGCTTGATCATCCCATTGGAGCGCAAAATCATCGAAACCGCCTGTGCCCAGGTCCAGCTTCTGCCCGGAGACGTGGATCTGGCGGTCAATCTCTCTGTCCCGCACATGCTCCATGGGGATGTTGCCCCGATGATCGAGGACTGCTTGAACAGCACAGGTTTGTCCGCCGAGCGGCTGAAGGTAGAGGTCGCGGCTGGCCGGCTCCTTAACACGTTCGACCGTGTGCATGGTTGCCTTGAGGATCTGCGAGCACTCGGCGTCACCCTGTCTTTGGACAACTTTGGCACTCCGGCGTCCGCATTGTCCGGAATCCTTCAATACAAATGGGATGAAGTGAAAATCGACACGTCCCTGACGAAGATCTTGCGGGACGGAGACGCGGGCCATGGCCTTATTGCGATGGCGCTGACCATGGTAAAGACGCTTGAGTCTACGGCGCTCATCGAAGGAATTGAGACGATCGAACAGCGCGATATGCTGACCGCACTTGGCTGTGAACTGGGGCAGGGGTATCTCTTCGGTGGCCCCATGGCGATCGACGATTTGAATGCGCTTTTCTTTTCCGATCAGCCAAATCTTGCGCGGATGCTGATGTGA